The window TTTTATATCAAACACTTTTGGAAACAATTTGATGTTTAAAGtaaatcaaatttgaaaatCAGCAGTCTCATCTACAGTACTGGTAATACTTTGCTTTTACATTGTGACAGGGACGCCCACAAACGCCTGTGAGATGATGGGTAGAGCAGATATCTGGTTGATTCGAACCTACTGGGATTTTGAATTTCCTCGTCCTTTCCTCCCTAACTTTAAATTTGTTGGTGGGATCCACTGCAGACCGGCTAAACCCTTACCAGAGGTAGCACTAACTCCCCTGTTATAGGCCTtataattttttatattttgtttgcacTGGGATGATACTTCTCTTCTTACAGGATATGGAAGAGTTTGTGCAGAGTTCTGGAGATGATGGTATTGTGGTCTTCACTTTGGGGTCCATGGTCAAGAACATCACCTCTGAGAAGGGAAACATGATCGCCTCGGCCCTTGCTCAGCTCCCACAGAAGGTCAGAGTACAATCTTTTAAGTGCCAACTGGAACTAACTTGAATGACCCTGAAAACGCAGTTTTATGGCTATGAGCATATTCTGTTGCAGAGATTGTGAATAGCTCAAACAAGTGAATTTGTACATTTTAGCTAATTATCAGCAGATTACTTGTGCTTTTTTGCCAATTCTCACAGCACACAATGAGTTTTAAGATTTTCTATCTTTAGGCTGCCATGGATCTCAAGTTTATTTTGGTACAACATGAAAATCAATTTGtagaagacttgaaacttgctcAAAACAGACAATCCATCATAGTAAACATTTGGGTGGTTTTGTGTCACACTGCCTTTATATGGCAATGCAATAGCAAGAAAGGACTGTTAGCTATACAAACTCATTTGATTTTCCAACAACATAGTTTGTAGATTCAatactttttgactgtttacTTGACATGAATTGTTCACTATGACGGATTACCCATCTAATGCAAGTTTCAGgtctaaaatatattttcataccaCAATGGCACCAACTGAAACCAACACTTCCCTGAAgcttatgaaaaaaaagatttgcagttaattaacaacaacatgcaaacaactagaatgtttttttaagtcatAAAATTGCATTTCATCTGGTAAAATCAAGTTGCTGGAACAGGACATAATAGACcatgtaaaaaagaaatgataCCCATTTAGATTTGATACCCATTTAGATGAGTAGAGTTGGGGTTTTCAAAAATAAGTAATGATTATTGGttagatttaatattttttgccTAAAACCAAAAGcacttttttaagttttaatataaaaataaaattcttacttttttagcatttattattaaatttacAGCTATACAATCAAATTATATCAAAACATTCatagactttttttcttcatgatgaacatttttctttcttttctatccactgagtgtgtatttgttgaTGTGGTTGTTGAGCTGCTGCATACAACTGCCCTCACAGGGAGGGAGGAATAAATAAGATAACATGATAAGTAGATGGCTGGCTGGCGATTGAATTGGACTAAATGATGATACacaaagtgttttataattGTTTATAGGTGCTTTGGAGATACAGTGGAGAAAAACCAGAGACTTTGGGTGCCAACACCAGACTATACGACTGGATCCCTCAGAATGACCTGCTGGGTAAGTAAAGCTTTTGCAAAAGCTACCAAACAGGCCTTTAACAGTGATCCCTCAGACTTGCTTTTAACTGAAAGAGGGTATCCATCACACAGGATCTTTTAGATTACTTTGTCTGACAGTACAAAATCCCCAAGAGACTCACATGCAGGGAAATTTTGATCACAATGAAttcattaaatgcattttttgaaCTGTTATTTATCCAGGGAAAGTTAACTGAGCAAGCAGACTGACTTCAGCAGAAGGTTCTGAGTGAATGGCTAGTGTTTACTATTGTTTTCTGTCCAGTTTTTCCCAACACAGTCTGGGATCTGATCTGGCAAGCTTTCAGTCAGAAGCCTCTGCCAACACTTATTTTAGGCGAGATATTGTACAGAACTGATAAGGTGCACTATGACAGCCTCTCTTGATTCACAAAAGTtagtttgtttgcatgtttcatgttttttgatCAGGTCACCCAAAGACCAGAGCGTTCATCACTCATGGTGGCAcaaatgggatttatgaggCCATCTACCACGGTGTTCCTATGGTGGGAATCCCCTTGTTCGCTGACCAGCCCGACAACCTAGTGCATATGAAGGCTAAAGGCGCTGCAATTACTGTGGACCTGAACTTTATGAAGAGTGAAGATCTTAGAGATGCAATCAACACTGTCATCAACGATAAATCGTAAGTTGTCTTACCAGCAAataaaaggacaggttcacagttcactttttcaagtctgtcttaaaacaacagtcaggagcccatatgaacattaaaactcgctgtaatcattcctcctgttcatactgaccattagaagatctccaaatgcgctttcaatgtaagtgatgggggacaaaatccagtcCTTATGAGTAAAAATGTACAgagctgcttgaaagtttgtgaaccctttaaaattt of the Thunnus maccoyii chromosome 9, fThuMac1.1, whole genome shotgun sequence genome contains:
- the LOC121903525 gene encoding UDP-glucuronosyltransferase 2A1-like, with amino-acid sequence MMGRADIWLIRTYWDFEFPRPFLPNFKFVGGIHCRPAKPLPEDMEEFVQSSGDDGIVVFTLGSMVKNITSEKGNMIASALAQLPQKVLWRYSGEKPETLGANTRLYDWIPQNDLLGHPKTRAFITHGGTNGIYEAIYHGVPMVGIPLFADQPDNLVHMKAKGAAITVDLNFMKSEDLRDAINTVINDKSYKENAMRLSSIHHDRPMSPLDEAVFWVEFTMRNKGAKHLRVQAHELTWYQYHSLDVLAFLLAIVLLLIFLFIKTCKFCFRRCCGRKGKTKKKAE